Genomic DNA from Fusobacterium simiae:
TTAAAAAAAATAACAAATACAAAATTATATAGAGAACTTGAAAAATTTGGAAAAGTTATTGTTGTTAATAAATAAAATAAGGAGAAAAATATGTTGGATAGAGAAATAATAAATGCATTGTTAGAAATTAAAGCTGTTGAATTAAGAGTGGATAAAGAAAATTGGTTTACTTGGGCATCTGGGATAAAATCACCTATATACTGTGATAATAGACTTATTATGTCTTATCCTAAAATAAGAAAACAAGTTGCAGAAGGGTTTGCTAAAAAAATTAAAGAATTGTATCCTGATGTTGAATATATAGTTGGTACTGCAACTGCTGGTATTCCTCATGCTGCTTGGATAAGTGACATTATGGATTTACCTATGTTATATGTTAGAGGTTCAGCAAAAGACCATGGAAAAACAAATCAAATAGAGGGTAAAGTTGAAAGTGGTAAAAAAGTTGTGGTAATAGAAGATTTAATTTCAACAGGAAAATCATCTGTTTTAGCAGCACAAGCTTTACAGGAAGCAGGTTTGGAAGTTTTAGGAGTAGTTGCAATATTTAGTTATAATCTAAATAAGGCAAAAGAAAAATTTGATGAAGCTAAAATACCTTTCTCAACTCTAACAAATTATGATGTATTATTAGAACTTGCAAAAGAAACAGGGCTTATTGGAGATAAGGAAAATCAAATTCTAGTTGATTGGAGAAACAATTTATAATAAAAGATAAAGTAAAAATGGAAAAACTTTAAAATATTTTATATTATTTTATCAGTTAAAAAGAAAGTTATGTAAATTAAAAATTAATTATTTACATAACTTTTTTTCTAATGTTATAATTTATAAAAACCATAATGGAGGAAAATTTTGTTTACAAAAAGAAATATCTATGAATATGATATATACAAAGCTAATATATCTTGTTTATTAGAAATGGGAGAAATAAATCAAGAGCAATATAATATGCTTAGTAGTATTCCAAAAGTTGAAAGGTCTAAATTTGTAAATTCCTTTGAAAGATTAGAAAAAGATACTGCCACAGATTATAGAAAATTTGTAGTAAAAGCACTTGAAAAATTTAAAAAACTTAATGATATAAAAGAAGAAAATATTATTGAAATTGCTTTTGATGCCATTTGGTTGGATAAAGAAGTAGATAATTTACAAGTTACAGATAATATAAAATTTACTTGTAAAAGAAAAGCAACTTCTATATTGGAAATAAAAAAAGTTAAATTTTATTTCAATTCAGTTGATAATACTTTCTTTCAAAGAGGTTTAGGAAAAAAGGAAAGTCCTTGGTTTGAAATAATAAAAGAATATATGAGATTATCTGAAATAGAAGATACTGGGAATTTAAAGAAATTTATCAATGATTTTAAAGAAAAATATGTAGATAAAGAATTAGATGATAATTTCTATCAAAGATTAATTCCTAAAATGGATAATTTAGAATTATTGAAAATATTGTTATATTGACAAGAAAATAACAAATAGATATAATGAAAATTATTTTAAACTAAGGAGTTTTTATGGAAATTGTTGAAAAGAAAGTGTCAATGACAGAATTGTTTTTTGATTTAATATTTGTGTGGGCAACAGCTAGAATGACTCATATGTTACATCATCTTCACAATGGAATTATAGAGCCAATAGAGTATTCAAAGTATCTAATAACATATATTTCTTGGATAAATGTTTGGATGATACAAACTGTCTTTAATAATAGATATAGTGATGATGATATAGTAGATCAGTTATTTACATATTTTAATATGTTTTTACTCTTGCTTTTATTAAATTTTGTTAATAGAGATTTTCAAGAAGTTTTTATCATCTATAATAGATTAACAGTTATAGTTACTATAAGTCAAATATGTCAATATATTAGGCAGTTCTACAAAAGAAATGATCAAGAAAACAGAGAACTAATAAAAAGTTTTATATTTACTTTACTTTTAAAAGCAACAATTATTGGTGTAGGTGGATTTTTGCCTTATGATATAGGTGTTGTGGTAGTTGTAATAGGGATACTTGTAGCTTGGTTATACCCTATAATTTATATCAATAGAATGAAAAAAGTTCCTATAAATTTTCCAAATTTAGTTGAAAGATTAACACTTCTTATGATAATAACATTTGGTGAAACAATGTTAAGTATAGCCACTTATTTTCAAGTAAATACATATATCAATACTTTTATTTGTTTTGTTATGGTTGCTTCATTATTTTTCTATTATAGAATAGTTTTCAATGATATAATTGAACACCATAATCATAATGCAACAGGTGTAGGTTTTATGTATTTACACTATATGATTTTAATTGGTATAAGTGCAGTAACAATATCTATAAATGCACTAGCAGATAAAGAAGTGAACAATGCATTTGTAGTTATATTTTTGTATCTAGCATTTTTAGTATTTTATTTAGGAATATTTTTAAACTATAAATATAATAAGAAAAGTCACCAATATTCAATGAAATGTATAATAAATCATTTCATAATTTTAATACTTGGAGGAATTATAAGTTTTATTATGAGAGAAAATCATACAGCAATTTTAGGAATAAGTGCATTGGTAAATCTTTTTTCAGCAGTAAATATTTGGAGATTTAGTAAAAATTGTGTATTGACAAAGAACAAAAAATAGGTTAGAATACTTTGGTAAAAAAATCGATATTCCGCTTTAATAAAATTAAATGAATATCTTGAGGAGGAAAAATGAAAGAAAAATTAATCGAACTAGTTGAAAAAGAATATCTAAGAAATGATATTCCGCAATTCAAAGCTGGGGACACTATTGGAGTGTACTACAAAGTAAAAGAAGGAAACAAAGAAAGAGTTCAATTATTTGAAGGAGTTGTAATTAGAGTAAATGGTGGAGGAATTGCAAAAACTTTCACTGTGAGAAAAGTTACAGCAGGAATTGGAGTAGAAA
This window encodes:
- the pyrE gene encoding orotate phosphoribosyltransferase, whose amino-acid sequence is MLDREIINALLEIKAVELRVDKENWFTWASGIKSPIYCDNRLIMSYPKIRKQVAEGFAKKIKELYPDVEYIVGTATAGIPHAAWISDIMDLPMLYVRGSAKDHGKTNQIEGKVESGKKVVVIEDLISTGKSSVLAAQALQEAGLEVLGVVAIFSYNLNKAKEKFDEAKIPFSTLTNYDVLLELAKETGLIGDKENQILVDWRNNL
- a CDS encoding low temperature requirement protein A — encoded protein: MEIVEKKVSMTELFFDLIFVWATARMTHMLHHLHNGIIEPIEYSKYLITYISWINVWMIQTVFNNRYSDDDIVDQLFTYFNMFLLLLLLNFVNRDFQEVFIIYNRLTVIVTISQICQYIRQFYKRNDQENRELIKSFIFTLLLKATIIGVGGFLPYDIGVVVVVIGILVAWLYPIIYINRMKKVPINFPNLVERLTLLMIITFGETMLSIATYFQVNTYINTFICFVMVASLFFYYRIVFNDIIEHHNHNATGVGFMYLHYMILIGISAVTISINALADKEVNNAFVVIFLYLAFLVFYLGIFLNYKYNKKSHQYSMKCIINHFIILILGGIISFIMRENHTAILGISALVNLFSAVNIWRFSKNCVLTKNKK
- the rplS gene encoding 50S ribosomal protein L19 produces the protein MKEKLIELVEKEYLRNDIPQFKAGDTIGVYYKVKEGNKERVQLFEGVVIRVNGGGIAKTFTVRKVTAGIGVERIIPVNSPNIDKIEVLKVGRVRRSKLYYLRGLSAKKARIKEIVK